The Podarcis muralis chromosome 16, rPodMur119.hap1.1, whole genome shotgun sequence genomic interval ACTcaactatacagctgcaaataaggaattttaagtgtgttttaaagtgcaatatacaaatgtggcactagatggcaacagtgagctaaGGCAAATTCaatgtaatcccccccccccaaaaaaaacacggtttttaaaaaaacattttcacagtgtttttaaaaatgtgtgtagattccaccacagTCATTGTGGCAAGTAGCCACTGAAAGCCCTCTCCACGAATGTGCAAATCcgattttaaagccatccatggaGAGAGTTCCTTGGTTAACTATGTGTTGCATGAAGGACTTTTTCttttaatctgtcctgaatcttccagcattcattgGCTGTCCACCACCTCTAGAGGGAGAGAAACTTTTATCTACCCACTCTCAAAATGAtagcatgcatcattttataaacttttacCATGTCAGCTCTTACCTTTTCAAAAGTTCCAAACGCCACAACTTTTCTTCACCCCCTTGATCATATGGGCTGCCCTTTGTTAAACCTTtttcccaactctgcaatatcctttggTGGGTGAGGAGAGGGGGAGGCTTTTCCCTGGAGTCAGGATGACTCCAAGAGGCAACACAAGTGGTGGTTTTGGAGGAAGGAGACACTGGTGGGCACCAAGACAGCAGGAGAGCATTTAAAAGGCACAGCCTGTGGTTGCCAGCAGTGGCccaggggataataataataataataataataataataataataataataatttattatttgtaccccgcccatctggctgggtttccccagccactctgggcggcttccacgaagaccaaaaatacacattaaaaacctccctgaacagggctgccttaagatgtcttctgaatgtcaggtagttatttatcactttgacatctgatgggagggcgttccacagggcgggcgccactaccgagaaggccctctgcctggttccctgtagctttgcttctcgcaatgagggaactgccagaaggccctcggcgctggacctcagcgtccgggcagaacaatgggggtggagacgctccttcaggtatactgggccgaggccgtttagggctttaaaggtcaacaccagcactttgaattgtgctcggaaacgtactgggagccaatgtaggtctttcaagaccggtgttatgtggtctcggcggccaaaCCAGTGTATGTGGTCTCGGGGTGCCAAAGTAGACACATGGGCAAAGGTTGCTCAACCCCCAGTGGCCTGAGTGATAAATATAGGCTGGTAGGCCTCAAACCTGAACACAATAGGATGCAGTCCTAACCCCTTTTACCCGAGAGTAGACCCCAcggaattcaatgggacttacttctgagtagaactcTGTTCAAATACTCTCTCTGCTTGccgtgattatttttttaaatgctatttCTTATGAGTACATGCTCAGAAATAATTCATTGCTGTATCCTCATGTCACAAAACCCTGCTATTCTGCTAAGAACACTCTGCTCGTGTCCAGAGGCACttagccattgttgttgttgtttagtcgtttagtcgtgtccgactcttcgtgaccccatggaccagagcacgccaggcacctctgtcctccactacctcccgcagtttggtcaaactcatgctggtaacctcaaaaacgctatccaaccatctcgtcctctgtcgcccccttctccttgtgccctccatctttcccagcatcagtgtcttctccagggagtcttctcttctcatgaggtggccaaagtactggagcctcagcttcacgatctgtccttccagtgagcactcaggtctgatttccttaagaatggatgcatttgatcttcttgccgtccatgggactctcaagagtcttctccagcaccataattcaaaagcatcaattcttcggcgatcagccttctttatggtccagctctcacttccatacatcactactgggaagaccatggctttaactatacggacctttgttggcaaggtgacatctctacttctcaagatgctgtctaggcctgtcattgcccttctcccaagaagcaggcgtcttttaatttcgtggctgctgtcaccatctgcagtgatcatggcgcccaagtaagtaaaatctctcactgcctccatttcttccccttctatttgccaggaggtgatgggaccagtggccatgatcttcgtttttttgatgttgagcttcagaccatattttgcgctctcctctttcaccctcattaaaaggttctttaattcctcctcactttctgccatcaaggttgtgtcatctgcatatctgaggttgttgatatttcttccggcaatcttaattccagcttgggattcatccagcccagcctttcgcatgatgtattctgcatataaattaaataagcagggagacaaaatacagccttgtcgtactcctttcccaattttgaaccaatcagttgttccatatccagttctaactgtagcttcttgtcccacatagagatttctcaggagacagatgaggtgatcaggcactcccatttctttaagaacttgccatagtttgctgtggtcgacacagtcaaaggcttttgcatagtcaatgaagcagaagtatatgtctttctggaactcactTAGCCATTACTATGTACTTATTCTGCATACGCAAAAGGAagagaaattgttcagtttgtttTTAGAGGTGGCAGCATTCTGCCCATGCTTTGAGGCATCCAGTCCTTATTCTGCCCAGgcaaaagggagagaaaacacATCAGGTTGTGCTTTTGGGAGGGGGTATAGGAAGTAAAGGGTGCTGTGTCCATGCTCAAAAGCACTTACCCCTCATTCTGCACACCCAAAAGCCAGAGAAAACACTTAAggttctgatgggggggggggtagaagggCGCTCTGCCCATGCTCAAAAACAACCAGCCCTCATTCTGCACTTCTAAAAGCGAGAGAAAACCCTTCATGTTCTGCTTTGGGTAAGGGAGGGTTAGAAGGGCGCTTTGtccatgctcagaagcacccaGCCCTCATTCTGTACACCCAAAAGCCAGAGAAAACACTTAAGGTTCCGATGGGGGGGTAGAAGGgcgctctgcccatgctcagaggcacctagCCCTCATTCTGCACACCCAAAAGCCGGAGAAAACACTTAAGGTTCTGATAGGGGGGGTAGAAGGgcgctctgcccatgctcagaggcacctagCCCTCATTCTGCACACCTAAAAGCTTGAGAAAACACTTTAAGGTTCTGCTTTGGAGGGGTAGAAGGGCGCTCTGCCCATGCTCAAAAACACCCAGCCCTCATTCTGCACTTCTAAAAGCCAAAGAAAACCCTTCAGGGTCTGCTTTGGGTAAGGGAGGGTTAGAAGGGCGCTTTGtccatgctcagaagcacccaGGTTCTGCTTGGGCGGAGGAGAGAAGGACAGCCCTCTGCCCACGGCCAGAGGCACCGTGGGCGGGCACGGCAAGCAGCGCCTGGCTTTTAAGGGCAGGCCCCTCTCGGAGGGAGCGCGCGCGAGGGGGAGGCGCTCGGGGAGGCGGAGTCCGGCGCTTGGGCCTAGCCGCCTCCCTCAGCCATGGCGCGCTTCGGCGCGGGCTTCGCCTACGACGACGACGGGGAAAGCCTGGCCTCCGGAGCCGGAGCAGCAGGAGCCGGAGCCGGGGGACTGGGAGGCTTCGGCGGGGGCGACCGGCTGGCCCGTCAGCAGGAGCGCCACTACCAGCTCCTCTCCGAGCTGCAGGCCCTCGTCAAGGACCTGCCCAGGTGCGGGGAGAAGAAGCGGAGGCCGCCTCGCCTCGGACCCCCGCCGGCTGGGCAGCGCGCAGGGAAGGGCCCGGGCCGGACAGGGGACGGCTTTCCTTCCTTGGATCCCCACACTTGAGGGGCTTGAGGAAGGAAGAGCCCCCcgataaaaaaggggggaagggagaggggggcAGGATGCTGCTGGAGGATATTgcatcccatcatcatcatcatcatcatcattattattattattattattattattattattattattttatcttcgTCTACCTTTCTGCAGAAACGGGACTGGAGGCAGCCCACGATttcaatatttaaaaaacaaccaccactgaACTgcgaattattattactatttattttcaGATATAATAATTTATATCAGTTTTccattacaatccaataatagcctcgttataacaataccaatttataataccgTTACTAATACCAATCGATCAAATAGCGAATTGTATAATGTAGATAAGGTGGGCCCCCACGTGCTAGAATGGATGGTTTTCTTTaattctgcgttccaaaatcttactaatttcaattacattctgcTCATagtttattattacttatttcgcTGCTCTGGTATGCGTCTCCGcccttccgcagaaactgctcgAGGCATCTCGCAATTTTAATGCAAAACTGCAggtgataataataatggcagtgtATTGTGCCTTCAGAAATGGCACTTGAGGCAGCTcacaattttaatctgaaaaaccgcAAAGCAGCAGACAGTGGTAgtaacagtagtaataataattaattgcaaTGGTTGGTGTCTCAGCTTTCTGCAGAAACCCTCCTCGAGGCAGCTCACcgttttcattttaaaaccacAAAGTGGCaagttgttggtggtggtgcttCCACCTTGTTGCAGAAACTGTGTGCAAGGCAATTCGCTGCTTTAATACAAAACCAGCAAGTTATTAttagtttggtgtagtggttagagtatcaaaATAGGACACGGGAGACCAAATCCCTGCACAACCATCAAACTCACTGGGGTGACGTAGGACCAGTTGCTGCCtgtcagcctaaccaacctcacggggttgttgtggggattaactaGGGAGGAAGCCATCTTGAGCTACTTAGGGAAAAGATGTGGTGTAAATGCTTAATATGCATTTATTAcgcatatttaaataataaataataattttgttgcaGTGTTTTGTGTCTCCACCTTTCTGCAGAAATGatactcaaggcagctcacaattctaacataaaaccacaaaactgttaattgttattattagtaCTGCTATTACAGTTATTAGCTGCTCGCTACGTAAAAATGCCTCGAAGCAACTTATAACTGAAGTCAGTTCTGCAGAAAAAGGCCCAGCAAAATCATCATAAGGCCATCAGAGGAGGCCTTCAGGATTTAAcgggtttattatttatttctatattataaaaatattaattgtggcagatttgttgttaaaaagtttgTGGCTGCTGCAGCAACACCCCTATGGGGAAAGGTGGTGATATCTGATGCTTTTTTGTTTAGGCAGGGGAAGCAAATAAGGCGAAGGATAGGCGAAGGTGGATAAATTTATGCATGGGAtggagaaataatttttttctccttttctcatgCCACTAGAGAACCTAAAAACTCAAAAGCCTCAAATATTGCATAGGGGAGCAAAACAAATTCTGATGTTTCCGCTGGAGCTGTTTATGCTGCTGAAAAGGCAAGTTGCTTTCAGTTTCTAAATTGAAAAGAGACAAGAAACCTTTACTTCCTCTTTAGCATATTTTCATCATAATCTCAGGGACTACCTAAAAGAGCATGCTGGCTATGAAAATAGTTATGAACTATTCTTGAGGCAGGCTGGTCCATCTGGATATTGGggacaggtggtgctgtggtctaaaccactgagcctcttgggcttgcagatcagaaggccggcagtttgaatctccgcaacagagtgagctcccatttctctgtcccagctcctgccaacctagcagtttgaaagcacgccagtgcaagtagataaataggtaccgctgtggcaggaaggtaaacggcttttccgtgtgctctggcttccatcatggtgtcctgttgtgccagaagcggtttagtcatgctggccatcagacctggaaagctgtctgtggacaaatgctggctccctcggcctgaaagcgagatgagcgccacaaccccatagtcaagtttgattggacttaaccatccaggggtcctttaaccttTACCATCTGGAAAAATGGGGGGCTTCGCCCCAGTGCCCCCACCAACCttggtctgccctcagccagccccagtcAGCCAGCCTTCTTATTAACAACCAGCCCCGCCCCCTTCATGAACTGTTGACTCTGCCTTTCATTGGCTCTgtcgccacctactgttgggctccctgtttTCGGACCTACCAGTCCCAGTGGCCACAAGCCACCCTTGTATTGAGGGATCTTTACTCCTAAACCAGAGTCAACAgatgtgatgggagttggagctcagCAACCTCTGGTGGACCACAAATTTCCCATCCTGACACCAACTTCTAAGTGGCACAGGGGTGCCCGATGTTCCCTTAACTCTGTGCTGTGCTTTCTTGGCAGTTCTTCCCAGCAGAGGCTGTCCTATACCATCCTCAATGACCTGGCCATGGCGCTCATTGATGGGACGGTCTTTGAGATCGTCCAGGGCCTGCTCGACATCCAGCACCTGATGGAAAGAAACCTCTACAACCAGCGGCTCAAGCTCCACAACGAGCACCGAGGTAAGAGGGGCTCGATCCCTTGTAGGAATTGGCCAGGCCTTCATCAAACAGCCTCTCTCAATCGCCAGTCAGGGGTGGTTAAAATACAGGGAGCGATTTTCTCCTCGTCCTCTGAATGAGTGAGACAAGGGCTGCCTTCCAGCTGATGAGTACAGGATCAGGAAGTGGCTGTTCCAAATTATTGTGCACGACCAGAGAGGCACATATGTGCTCCCACACAACACACTTTGCAGAAGAGAAAAATGGAGCGGTTGGGGATGTTGTTCATATTTGGcagagctcgggggggggggggggctggtcttTAGGAGCTTGGAGCAGAGCCTTTCTGCATCCCCcacaatacaaaaacataatGTTTTGCTGCTTGTTCCTTCCGCAGTTCTCAAGCAGGAGATGCTGTATAAGCACAAGGAAGCCCAGCAAGGCTGCAAGCCTCACAACTTGCCTCTTCTCAAAGCAGCTCAGCAGAGGGAGCTGGAGGTAAGGCCTTCATGTTCTTGAGAGAGCAGCCTCCCTATTTGAACGTTGCCTCTCGTGCTTGTGCAGTGATTAGCTAGCGGCCGCTTTGGGGCATTTCCCTCCCTCTGTAGTACACAGCTTGGCTCGTTGGCAAGGGAAGCCCATTGTGACCACAATGGGGGGCAGTCCTTCACTGCGAGCCGTGTTGAACTGGCTGGTGTTTCCCCCTCTCGTTCGATTCTGAGATGTCTCTCTTTCTCAGCCGGGTTTTCTGCACTTTACACCCCACCTCCTTTAACTCAGGCCCTGGAGCAGCGGATTCATGATGAGCAGCAGATGATGGACGAGAAGATTGTCCTGGAACTGGATCAGAAAGTTGTTGACCAGCAGAACACGCTGGAGAAAGCTGGCGTCTCTGGCTTTTACATCACGACAAACCCACAGGTCTGTGTGTAGAACAGGGTGGGTTTTTCCACAGATGCTGCCCCATACCTGTGTAATCCAAGGatatagctgccttgcaaataaATCCATGGCCTACATGTTTATGTTAGTTATTTGAGCCCTCAAAGTAGGGGGTGGGACACCTTCCTGGTTGTCTAGAGATGATTCCACAAGCGACTAGCCAAGCAGCTACGTAAGAGAGAGACTGCATTAAGGCTTGATACATTTTGGCTGCTTCCAAACCCAATGGATAACTTCATATTGTACCCTAATATTGACcgtttgggggtgggtggaagaAAAGGACTCTTTGTggtgttaaaaaaacaaccaattgCTTTCTGTTTACAGGAGCTGACTCTCCAGATGAATCTGCTGGAGCTGATCCGAAAACTGCAGCAAAAGGAATTGCAATCTAGAAAGCCTTTCTCCTGAGCAAAGGACAGAAGGGCACAATAACtgctcttcccctctctccctcttttctagCCACGATCCTCTGTGGGAGAGGTGCTGAAGGAAATTACTCAGTGTTTTTATATAGATACATAAAGGCTGGCACAGCCAGTTCCCTTGCCAGACCTCAGaagaaaagaggctcagtggggtgggggaggagagttgCCCCCTTTTTCCAGTGTGGGGTGGAAGCAGGGTTGCTGCTGTCTTAACAGCCAAGGAAGCCCCAAAGTTCGGTttgactctgtgtttgtttgtttgtttgtttgtttgtttattatctatcttgttttttttaaatatatatatatatatatatgcacacacgaCACACACATATAGCTGTCGTTTATCTCAAGGTTGATGTTTTGCAGTGGTGACCAAGGAATTCTGAGCAGTAAGCAGCATTAGTTGAGGGGTTTGGGGGTGATGACGGGGTGGGGATACTGGACCTGTGGTTCAAAGTGCTTACCAGGGGGTTAATAGTCTGGCTCGGTGAAGGCCATCAAGTGTCCACTCCCTCAGCAAGGCTACCTCTCTTTATTGCAacagtggatttttatttttgagattCTTGAAGACAGTGGGTTGGTGTGTCTACCCTGAAGGGGGCTGTCTATGCTGCCAGTCAAGGTCAACTTTGCAGGATAATTTCTCTGTGTTTGATTGGGCACTGCTGGAGCAGGTTTTCTCTTACCATCTCGCCAGGGAAGACATTCTACAAATtgggaaccaccactgagaaggccctgtcagtACAAGCCAGGAAGCACCAACAGCTGGGCATCCCCTGCTGGTCATCAATCAGAGATGGCTGATATTGAGGAAAATGCTTTTTGTCTTTGACTGGAGGGGTGTTGTATCTTAAATGGAGAAATCAGCTCAGCCAAGTCCCTTCTGCTATTAGTTTGGGAGTTTTCAAGACCTCTATTGAGAATTACAGATATTATAAAGATTTCCGTAGTAAACTTTTTTTTAGCCAAAGCTCAGGATggaaatcataataatttattttttataccctgcccatctggctgggtttcctcagccactctgggcggctcccaacagaatatttaaaacacaataaaacatcagacattagaaacttccctaaacagggctgccttcagatgtcttctaaaaggcagatagttgtttatttccttgacatctgatgggagggcattccacagggcaggcaccactactgagaagaccctctgcctggtctaGTGCCAGGGAATATTTGGTGAATCTTAGTTGTGCTTTATCTACAGTTTTGGTTCTGTACCACTTAAGAGAATTATTTGGCTAAGCAAATTGATAAATAGAATTGTTTCCTTTATGCCAGAGTAGGTAACAGAATGTCTCATCCAGTTTTTTGGGTTCCTCTGGAGAGCTCACAGGTGGGATGT includes:
- the DGCR6 gene encoding protein DGCR6, producing MARFGAGFAYDDDGESLASGAGAAGAGAGGLGGFGGGDRLARQQERHYQLLSELQALVKDLPSSSQQRLSYTILNDLAMALIDGTVFEIVQGLLDIQHLMERNLYNQRLKLHNEHRVLKQEMLYKHKEAQQGCKPHNLPLLKAAQQRELEALEQRIHDEQQMMDEKIVLELDQKVVDQQNTLEKAGVSGFYITTNPQELTLQMNLLELIRKLQQKELQSRKPFS